A region of Streptomyces sp. NBC_01750 DNA encodes the following proteins:
- the purH gene encoding bifunctional phosphoribosylaminoimidazolecarboxamide formyltransferase/IMP cyclohydrolase: MTVEAAKRAIRRALVSVYDKTGLEELARGLHEAGVELVSTGSTAAKIAAAGVPVTKVEELTGFPECLDGRVKTLHPRVHAGILADLRLESHREQLAELGVEPFGLVVVNLYPFRETVASGASPDECVEQIDIGGPSMVRAAAKNHPSVAVVTSPARYADVLDAVKEGGFDLTARKRLAAEAFQHTAAYDVAVASWFASSYAPADDSVLPDFLGATFERTNVLRYGENPHQAAALYSNGNGGLADAEQLHGKEMSYNNYVDTEAARRAAYDHDEPCVAIIKHANPCGIAVGVDVAEAHRKAHACDPLSAFGGVIAVNRPVTVALAEQVAEIFTEVIVAPAYEDGAVEVLARKKNIRVLRCTGSPAAPVELRPIEGGALLQIKDRLQADGDDPANWTLATGEALSADELAELSFAWRACRAVKSNAILLAKDRASVGVGMGQVNRVDSAKLAVERAGAERAEGSYAASDAFFPFPDGLEILTAAGIKAVVQPGGSVRDEQVVEAAKKAGVTMYFTGTRHFFH, from the coding sequence GTGACTGTTGAGGCTGCGAAGCGGGCCATCCGGCGAGCGCTGGTCAGTGTTTATGACAAGACGGGTCTGGAGGAGCTCGCCCGTGGGCTGCACGAGGCGGGTGTGGAGCTGGTTTCCACCGGCTCGACCGCCGCGAAGATCGCCGCGGCCGGAGTGCCGGTCACCAAGGTCGAGGAGCTCACCGGCTTCCCCGAGTGCCTGGACGGCCGGGTCAAGACCCTGCACCCGCGCGTGCACGCCGGGATCCTCGCCGACCTGCGGCTCGAGTCGCACCGCGAACAGCTTGCCGAGCTCGGCGTGGAGCCATTCGGCCTCGTGGTCGTCAACCTCTACCCGTTCCGGGAGACCGTCGCCTCGGGCGCCTCTCCCGACGAGTGTGTCGAGCAGATCGACATCGGCGGCCCGTCGATGGTCCGCGCCGCCGCCAAGAACCACCCCTCCGTCGCGGTCGTGACCAGCCCCGCGCGGTACGCGGATGTCCTCGATGCGGTCAAGGAGGGCGGCTTCGATCTGACCGCCCGCAAGCGGCTCGCCGCCGAGGCCTTCCAGCACACCGCCGCGTACGACGTGGCCGTCGCCTCCTGGTTCGCCTCCTCCTACGCGCCCGCCGACGATTCGGTCCTCCCCGACTTCCTGGGCGCGACCTTCGAGCGCACGAACGTGCTTCGCTACGGCGAGAACCCGCACCAGGCCGCGGCGCTGTACTCCAACGGCAATGGTGGCCTCGCCGACGCGGAACAGCTGCACGGCAAGGAGATGTCGTACAACAACTACGTCGACACGGAGGCGGCCCGGCGCGCGGCGTACGACCACGACGAGCCCTGTGTCGCGATCATCAAGCACGCCAACCCGTGCGGCATCGCGGTCGGCGTGGATGTCGCCGAAGCGCACCGCAAGGCGCACGCCTGCGACCCGCTGTCGGCGTTCGGCGGGGTCATCGCCGTCAACCGGCCGGTCACCGTCGCGCTTGCCGAGCAGGTCGCCGAGATCTTCACCGAGGTCATCGTGGCTCCGGCGTACGAGGACGGCGCCGTCGAGGTGCTGGCCCGCAAGAAGAACATTCGCGTGCTGCGTTGCACGGGCTCCCCGGCGGCCCCCGTCGAACTCCGGCCCATCGAGGGCGGCGCGCTGCTGCAGATCAAGGACCGCCTGCAGGCGGACGGCGACGACCCGGCGAACTGGACGCTGGCGACGGGTGAGGCGCTGTCGGCGGACGAGCTGGCCGAGCTCTCCTTCGCGTGGCGGGCCTGCCGCGCGGTCAAGTCCAACGCGATCCTGCTGGCCAAGGACCGCGCGTCGGTCGGTGTCGGCATGGGCCAGGTCAACCGAGTCGACTCCGCGAAGCTCGCGGTGGAACGGGCCGGCGCCGAGCGCGCGGAGGGTTCGTACGCCGCGTCCGACGCGTTCTTCCCGTTCCCGGACGGCCTGGAGATCCTGACCGCCGCGGGCATCAAGGCAGTGGTGCAGCCGGGCGGTTCGGTCCGTGACGAGCAGGTCGTCGAGGCCGCGAAGAAGGCGGGAGTGACGATGTACTTCACGGGGACGCGGCACTTCTTCCACTGA
- a CDS encoding DUF3017 domain-containing protein yields the protein MGVRTNDGADAAEPWGAGANPNGAGMRGDEVDTAAALRRASSAEDGTSRPDADGAGPQPAADAAAADSGPRPDIDAASPKPEAPDAAAAAVIANAVHPRHAGPDTSGPESSGPDTSGPDTTGPVADTASATGAADQGVRPDAGKKPSRRPPSLTRDTARPEGGGRAAPGDASAPARQWPLLTVLALAGLGLVIVGSDGFADAFRVGTILIGVALITGAVMRRTLPSVGMLAVRSRFTDMVTYGLLGTLIVLLALVAQPKPWLDVPFLEDAVHFTVR from the coding sequence ATGGGCGTACGCACGAACGACGGAGCCGACGCGGCGGAGCCGTGGGGCGCCGGCGCGAACCCGAACGGGGCAGGGATGCGTGGGGACGAGGTGGATACGGCGGCCGCCCTCAGGAGGGCGTCCTCAGCAGAGGACGGGACGTCCCGGCCGGACGCCGACGGCGCCGGCCCACAGCCGGCGGCCGACGCTGCCGCCGCGGACAGCGGACCCCGTCCGGACATCGACGCCGCCTCCCCGAAGCCGGAGGCCCCGGACGCCGCTGCCGCCGCCGTGATCGCCAATGCCGTCCACCCCCGCCATGCCGGCCCGGACACGAGCGGCCCGGAGTCGAGCGGCCCTGACACCTCCGGCCCTGACACCACCGGCCCGGTCGCCGACACCGCGTCCGCGACAGGGGCCGCCGACCAGGGGGTCCGCCCCGACGCCGGCAAGAAGCCCTCCCGCCGGCCCCCCTCCCTCACCCGCGACACCGCACGGCCCGAGGGCGGCGGACGGGCGGCGCCCGGGGACGCTTCCGCGCCCGCCCGGCAGTGGCCCCTGCTCACCGTCCTGGCCCTCGCCGGTCTCGGCCTGGTGATCGTCGGCAGCGACGGCTTCGCCGACGCCTTCCGGGTGGGGACCATCCTGATCGGCGTGGCGCTGATCACCGGCGCCGTGATGCGCCGCACCCTGCCCTCCGTCGGCATGCTCGCGGTGCGCTCGCGCTTCACGGACATGGTCACGTACGGACTGCTCGGCACCCTGATCGTGCTGCTCGCGCTCGTGGCCCAGCCGAAGCCGTGGCTCGACGTCCCGTTCCTCGAGGACGCCGTCCACTTCACCGT
- the purN gene encoding phosphoribosylglycinamide formyltransferase, protein MASPPPSARPARLVVLVSGSGTNLQALLDAIADDPQGFGARIVAVGADRGGIAGLERAERAGLPTFVCRVKDYGTRDAWDTALTEATAAFEPDLVISAGFMKIVGKEFLARFGGRCVNTHPALLPSFPGAHGVRDALAYGSKVTGCTVHFVDDGVDTGPIIAQGVVEVRDEDDEAALHERIKEIERRLLVEVVGRLARNGYRIEGRKVVFP, encoded by the coding sequence GTGGCCTCCCCGCCCCCCTCCGCCCGACCGGCCCGCCTCGTGGTCCTGGTCTCCGGCTCCGGAACGAATCTCCAGGCCCTGCTCGATGCGATCGCCGACGATCCGCAGGGCTTCGGCGCCCGCATCGTCGCCGTCGGTGCCGACCGGGGCGGGATCGCCGGTCTGGAGCGCGCCGAGCGCGCCGGGCTGCCGACCTTTGTGTGCCGGGTCAAGGACTACGGGACGCGCGACGCGTGGGACACCGCACTCACCGAGGCAACCGCGGCGTTCGAACCGGATCTCGTCATCTCGGCCGGCTTCATGAAGATCGTGGGGAAGGAATTCCTCGCCCGCTTCGGTGGCCGCTGTGTCAATACGCATCCCGCCCTGCTGCCCAGCTTTCCCGGAGCCCACGGAGTGCGCGACGCGCTCGCGTACGGCTCGAAGGTCACCGGGTGCACCGTCCACTTCGTCGACGACGGCGTCGACACCGGCCCGATCATCGCGCAGGGCGTGGTCGAGGTGCGGGACGAGGACGATGAAGCCGCTCTCCATGAGCGGATCAAGGAAATCGAGCGACGGCTGCTCGTCGAGGTCGTGGGGCGTCTGGCCCGTAACGGCTACCGCATTGAGGGACGAAAGGTAGTTTTCCCGTGA
- a CDS encoding bifunctional methylenetetrahydrofolate dehydrogenase/methenyltetrahydrofolate cyclohydrolase, translating into MTAQILDGKATAAAIKSDLTARVAALKERGITPGLGTLLVGDDPGSRWYVNGKHRDCAQVGIASIQRELPDTATQEEIEAVVRELNDNPECTGYIVQLPLPKGIDANRVLELMDPAKDADGLHPMSLGKLVLGVEGPLPCTPYGIVQLLRHHGVEINGANVVVVGRGITIGRPMPLVLTRKSENATVTQCHTGTRDLSAHLRQADIIVAAAGVPHLVKPEDVKPGAAVLDVGVSRDENGKIVGDVHPGVAEVAGWVAPNPGGVGPMTRAQLLVNVVEAAERAAVAVAG; encoded by the coding sequence ATGACCGCCCAGATTCTCGATGGCAAGGCCACCGCAGCCGCGATCAAGTCCGACCTGACCGCCCGCGTGGCGGCGCTCAAGGAGAGGGGCATCACCCCCGGTCTCGGGACCCTGCTTGTCGGGGACGACCCGGGCAGCCGCTGGTACGTCAACGGCAAGCACCGCGACTGCGCGCAGGTCGGCATCGCCTCGATCCAGCGCGAACTGCCCGACACCGCCACGCAGGAAGAGATCGAGGCGGTCGTCCGGGAACTCAACGACAACCCCGAGTGCACGGGCTACATCGTCCAGCTGCCGCTTCCCAAGGGCATCGACGCCAACCGCGTCCTGGAGCTGATGGACCCGGCCAAGGACGCGGACGGGCTGCACCCGATGAGCCTCGGCAAGCTGGTGCTCGGTGTGGAGGGCCCGCTGCCGTGCACTCCGTACGGCATCGTCCAGTTGCTCCGGCATCACGGCGTCGAGATCAACGGCGCGAATGTGGTGGTCGTGGGCCGCGGGATCACCATCGGGCGGCCGATGCCGCTGGTGCTGACCCGTAAGTCCGAGAACGCGACGGTGACGCAGTGCCACACCGGTACGCGCGATCTGTCCGCGCATCTGCGGCAGGCGGACATCATCGTGGCCGCGGCCGGCGTCCCGCACCTGGTCAAGCCGGAAGACGTCAAGCCGGGTGCGGCGGTACTCGACGTCGGTGTCAGCCGCGACGAGAACGGCAAGATCGTCGGAGACGTCCACCCGGGCGTCGCCGAGGTGGCCGGCTGGGTCGCCCCGAACCCGGGCGGCGTCGGCCCGATGACCCGCGCGCAGCTGCTGGTCAACGTTGTCGAGGCGGCGGAGCGCGCCGCGGTCGCCGTCGCGGGCTGA